A single Lactuca sativa cultivar Salinas chromosome 8, Lsat_Salinas_v11, whole genome shotgun sequence DNA region contains:
- the LOC111890243 gene encoding 3-ketoacyl-CoA synthase 11 produces the protein MLLTLLIMCFILLWLFMTKKTSCKVYLIDFACYKPPVSQKCTKEILIKNAILMKKAKDGGLLSQGTLDFMKKLLERSGLGDSTYMPEIFSDDQRYTPSIKDSRREVEMAIFGSIDMLLAKTGVRSEDIGILIVNCCIYNTIPSLSSIIVNQYNLRENVASYNLVGMGCSAGLLAIGLAKQLLQVHQNTYALIVSTESITENGYLGEDHSKFIANCLFRTGGAAILLSNRPSDHHISKYHLLHTVHNNTSRSDRSYNCIFQEEDTAGTVGVTINKDLLTAAVSTIESNLTALGYLILPMTEKLLYVINYIARNLLSGNKIQPYVPNYSKAVDHFLPHVGGKPVLNELQKTLRFSDAVMEASRMTLYRYGNTSSSSIWYELAYVEAQGRVRKGNRVWQMAFGSGFKCSSVIWGAMKTVDYDDKNPWTDEIAGFPVTLNKCEPLPVIPIIYPYIKAYTP, from the exons ATGTTGTTAACCCTACTTATCATGTGCTTTATTCTATTATGGCTTTTCATGACCAAAAAAACTTCATGCAAAGTGTACTTAATAGATTTTGCCTGTTACAAGCCTCCGGTTTCACAGAAGTGCACGAAAGAGATTCTTATTAAAAACGCAATTCTTATGAAAAAGGCAAAAGACGGTGGACTTCTCTCTCAAGGGACGCTGGATTTCATGAAAAAACTTCTGGAAAGATCTGGGCTTGGTGACTCCACTTATATGCCAGAGATCTTTTCTGATGATCAAAGGTATACACCATCTATAAAAGATTCGAGAAGGGAAGTCGAGATGGCCATTTTTGGATCAATAGACATGCTTCTTGCTAAAACAGGTGTAAGAAGTGAGGATATTGGGATCCTAATTGTGAATTGTTGTATTTATAACACAATCCCATCTCTTTCAAGCATAATAGTTAATCAGTATAACCTTCGAGAAAATGTCGCCAGCTACAATCTTGTTGGGATGGGATGTAGTGCAGGTCTTCTCGCAATAGGACTTGCTAAACAGCTCCTCCag GTGCACCAAAACACCTACGCGTTGATAGTGAGTACAGAGAGCATTACAGAAAATGGCTACCTGGGAGAAGATCATTCCAAGTTCATTGCCAACTGCCTGTTTCGTACCGGCGGTGCCGCCATACTCCTCTCCAACCGCCCCTCCGACCACCATATCTCCAAATACCACCTTCTTCACACCGTACACAACAACACATCAAGATCAGATCGCTCCTATAACTGCATATTTCAGGAAGAAGACACCGCCGGGACAGTCGGCGTCACCATCAATAAAGACCTTCTCACCGCCGCTGTTTCCACCATCGAATCAAACCTAACCGCTTTAGGTTACTTAATCCTTCCGATGACAGAGAAACTTCTCTACGTAATAAACTACATCGCCAGAAACCTCCTTTCTGGAAACAAAATCCAGCCTTATGTACCTAATTACAGCAAGGCCGTCGATCACTTTCTCCCTCACGTCGGTGGAAAGCCGGTGCTCAACGAACTGCAGAAGACCCTGCGGTTTTCCGACGCCGTTATGGAAGCTTCGAGAATGACACTGTACAGATACGGAAACACCTCCAGCAGCTCGATATGGTATGAGCTGGCGTACGTTGAGGCACAGGGTCGGGTCAGAAAAGGTAACCGGGTTTGGCAGATGGCATTCGGGTCGGGTTTCAAGTGCAGTAGTGTGATTTGGGGTGCAATGAAGACTGTTGATTACGACGACAAGAATCCATGGACGGACGAGATTGCTGGGTTCCCAGTGACTTTGAACAAATGTGAACCGCTGCCG GTAATTCCTATTATCTACCCTTACATTAAAGCTTATACACCGTGA